In the Ochrobactrum sp. Marseille-Q0166 genome, one interval contains:
- a CDS encoding flagellar hook protein FlgE: protein MSLYGMMRTGVSGMNAQANRLSAVADNIANASTVGYKRADAQFSSLVLPNTAGQYNSGSVETNIRYGISDQGGIRPTSSKTDLAIDGNGYFVVSDADGTPYLTRAGSFVPDQYGNLLNTSGYYLMGYPADANGNVNTVANSFDGLERVNVKQSDLVATPSTSGNFTVNLPSTDSVPAAGEFNHKTSLIAYDNLGGKITLDVYFSKTGDNTWDVSIKNAADGAEVGTTTLTFDGANGKLLSGGDVAVDLTAYNGRALDLNLGSSKQLAEDYTISEAVINGQAPSSIKGVDIGKDGSVVAHYENGAQKLLYRIPLGTVASPDRMSVISGNVFSPSAESGNIQLGFPENGGMGKVSAGALEESNADIAQELTDMIEAQRSYTANSKVFQTGSELMDVLVNLKR, encoded by the coding sequence ATGAGCCTCTACGGTATGATGCGGACCGGCGTTTCAGGTATGAACGCGCAGGCGAACCGCTTGTCGGCAGTCGCTGATAACATCGCGAATGCAAGCACGGTTGGCTATAAGCGCGCCGATGCGCAGTTCTCATCGCTCGTTTTGCCTAACACAGCAGGCCAATATAATTCGGGCAGCGTAGAGACCAACATCCGCTACGGCATTTCCGACCAAGGCGGCATTCGTCCAACGTCTTCGAAAACTGATCTTGCGATTGATGGTAATGGTTATTTTGTCGTCAGTGATGCTGATGGTACGCCTTACCTGACGCGCGCCGGCTCTTTTGTTCCAGATCAGTATGGCAATCTGCTCAATACGTCGGGTTATTATCTCATGGGTTATCCAGCGGATGCTAACGGTAATGTCAATACGGTCGCCAATAGCTTTGATGGTCTGGAACGTGTGAACGTCAAGCAGTCCGATCTTGTTGCAACACCTAGCACGTCCGGCAATTTCACCGTCAACCTGCCTTCGACGGATTCGGTTCCTGCTGCCGGCGAATTCAATCACAAGACATCGCTGATCGCTTACGACAATCTCGGCGGCAAGATCACGCTGGATGTCTATTTTTCCAAGACCGGCGACAATACCTGGGACGTTTCCATCAAGAATGCTGCGGATGGCGCTGAAGTGGGTACAACAACACTGACCTTTGATGGCGCGAACGGTAAGCTGCTTTCTGGCGGTGACGTTGCGGTCGACCTCACAGCCTATAATGGTCGAGCGCTCGATCTTAATCTTGGTTCGTCCAAGCAGCTTGCAGAAGACTATACAATCAGTGAAGCCGTTATCAACGGTCAAGCTCCTTCGTCCATCAAGGGCGTGGATATCGGCAAAGACGGTTCGGTTGTCGCACACTATGAAAATGGTGCGCAGAAACTGCTTTACCGTATTCCACTCGGAACCGTGGCAAGCCCCGACCGCATGTCGGTAATCAGCGGCAACGTGTTCTCGCCAAGTGCAGAATCCGGCAATATCCAGCTTGGCTTTCCTGAAAATGGTGGCATGGGCAAGGTTTCGGCTGGAGCGCTTGAAGAATCCAATGCGGATATTGCTCAAGAGCTGACCGACATGATCGAAGCTCAGCGCAGCTACACCGCCAATTCGAAGGTCTTCCAGACCGGCTCCGAATTGATGGACGTGCTGGTTAACCTGAAAAGATAA
- the flgK gene encoding flagellar hook-associated protein FlgK — MSLSSALLTAKSSLAATSKQTSVVSRNIAGVNDPDYSRRTASLASGPYGSLYVNISRSADEALFNRFIQSNSTASSSSILAGGLDRLSSLYSADNFSGSPSALIGDLRDALQTFAASPSNSALGDSVVSTAQSLANALNAGTKQIQSLRTDADNEIADSVANINDVLSKFEKINQQIVSGTRAGNDVSDFLDQRDSLLKQLSGELGITTMVRGDNDMVIFAENGVTLFETTARKISFESSGGLAAGVAGNAVLVDGVPLTHDTFDQPYGTGRLSGLLQLRDQIAPQYQMQLDEIARGLVSMFAETDQTGAGPKLTGLFGWSGSPAVPGAGVTAGLAGTINVSSAFVATEGGSSLLLRDGGANGANYKYNSTGASGFSDRLRALNEAFSEPLTFASSAGLSSNASLIDYSASSISWLEGKRKTANANFSYNQTVAGQADQALSNANGVDINTEMALLLDLEHSYQASSRVLTTVNAMLDELLRAV, encoded by the coding sequence ATGTCGCTTAGTTCTGCTCTTCTGACGGCCAAAAGTTCGCTTGCGGCAACGTCCAAGCAGACGTCAGTCGTCTCTCGCAATATTGCGGGGGTCAATGATCCTGATTACTCGCGCCGCACTGCGTCGCTGGCTTCGGGGCCGTATGGTTCGCTTTATGTCAATATAAGCCGATCCGCTGACGAAGCGTTGTTCAACCGCTTTATCCAGTCGAACAGCACGGCATCGTCGTCGTCCATTCTCGCAGGCGGACTTGACCGCCTTTCGTCGCTTTATTCGGCAGATAATTTCTCAGGTTCGCCTTCGGCGTTGATCGGTGATCTTCGCGATGCGCTCCAGACTTTTGCTGCCTCGCCATCCAATTCGGCCCTTGGTGATAGCGTTGTTTCGACGGCGCAGTCGCTGGCCAATGCATTGAACGCTGGCACGAAGCAGATCCAGTCTCTGCGTACCGATGCAGATAATGAAATCGCGGACTCCGTTGCCAATATCAACGACGTGTTGTCGAAATTCGAGAAGATCAACCAGCAGATCGTCAGCGGCACACGCGCTGGCAACGATGTGTCTGATTTTCTTGATCAGCGCGATTCACTGCTGAAGCAGCTTTCCGGCGAACTGGGCATCACAACCATGGTTCGCGGCGATAATGACATGGTCATTTTTGCGGAAAATGGTGTGACGTTGTTTGAAACCACGGCGCGCAAGATCAGCTTCGAATCGTCCGGCGGTCTGGCGGCTGGTGTTGCTGGCAATGCCGTTCTCGTCGATGGTGTCCCGCTTACGCATGATACATTCGATCAGCCTTATGGCACTGGCCGTCTGAGCGGACTTCTGCAGCTGCGCGATCAGATTGCGCCGCAGTATCAGATGCAGCTCGACGAGATCGCTCGCGGTCTGGTGTCGATGTTTGCAGAAACCGACCAGACCGGTGCAGGTCCAAAACTAACAGGCCTTTTCGGCTGGTCAGGTTCGCCTGCCGTTCCAGGTGCGGGTGTGACAGCTGGTCTCGCAGGCACGATCAATGTGTCATCGGCATTTGTTGCAACCGAAGGCGGCAGCTCGCTGCTGTTGCGCGATGGCGGTGCAAATGGCGCGAATTACAAATATAATTCAACCGGCGCCAGTGGCTTTAGCGATCGTCTGCGCGCGTTGAATGAGGCGTTCTCCGAGCCGCTGACTTTCGCTTCTTCGGCAGGTCTCAGCTCAAATGCGAGCCTGATTGATTACAGCGCGTCGTCCATCAGCTGGCTTGAAGGCAAGCGCAAGACTGCGAATGCCAATTTCTCCTATAACCAGACTGTAGCAGGTCAGGCCGATCAGGCTCTGTCCAATGCCAACGGTGTCGATATCAACACCGAGATGGCACTGCTTCTCGATCTGGAACATTCCTATCAGGCATCAAGCCGGGTACTGACGACGGTCAACGCCATGCTTGACGAACTTCTCAGAGCGGTGTGA
- a CDS encoding flagellar hook-associated family protein, whose translation MKAQSISTYGAASALKVLVAKTKAELAKAQQEATTGTVFDVGLSLGSKSGQTISLRKEYDRLSVLTDMNKLLQQRMKTTQTATTTIIENTQDFLGDLTGANSTVESAQTAARTAKSLLDSVTGSLNTSYNGEYIFSGVNTDVKPIADYTEGSQAQNAVRQAFEDHFGFAMNDPQVASITGDQMKTFLEGDFAEQFNDANWDANWSNASDKVIKSRISPTETASTSISANADGFRKTIMSAVMVSEFATIGLSNSAFQALTNQAMQTTTQAITETTSEQTTLGLAQQRTNAATTRIGAQQKILNESALDLESVDPYEAATRVNALMSQIETSYALTVQLQNMNLLNYLK comes from the coding sequence ATGAAAGCGCAATCTATTTCTACATATGGTGCAGCTTCAGCCCTCAAGGTTCTCGTCGCAAAGACGAAGGCTGAGCTTGCAAAGGCGCAGCAGGAAGCCACCACAGGCACGGTGTTCGATGTAGGTTTGTCTCTGGGTTCCAAGTCTGGACAGACCATTTCGCTGCGTAAGGAATATGATCGCCTTAGCGTTCTCACCGACATGAACAAGCTGCTGCAGCAGCGTATGAAAACGACGCAGACTGCAACCACCACCATTATCGAGAACACGCAGGATTTTCTGGGTGATCTGACGGGTGCAAACAGTACCGTTGAAAGTGCGCAGACTGCTGCGAGAACGGCAAAGTCGTTGCTGGATTCAGTCACAGGCTCACTCAACACCAGCTATAACGGCGAATATATCTTCTCAGGCGTGAACACAGATGTGAAGCCGATTGCTGACTACACGGAAGGCAGCCAGGCACAGAATGCGGTTCGTCAGGCATTTGAAGATCATTTCGGTTTTGCCATGAATGATCCGCAGGTTGCCAGTATCACTGGCGATCAAATGAAGACCTTCCTCGAAGGTGATTTTGCCGAACAGTTCAATGATGCCAACTGGGATGCCAATTGGTCGAATGCTTCTGATAAGGTGATTAAGAGCCGTATTTCCCCCACAGAAACGGCTTCGACCTCCATTTCGGCGAATGCTGATGGTTTCCGCAAGACCATCATGTCTGCAGTTATGGTGTCCGAGTTTGCAACGATCGGTCTGAGTAATTCCGCGTTTCAGGCACTGACAAATCAGGCGATGCAAACCACAACGCAGGCAATTACGGAGACGACTTCTGAACAGACGACGCTGGGTCTGGCTCAGCAACGCACCAATGCCGCGACAACGCGGATTGGGGCACAGCAGAAAATCCTCAATGAATCGGCTCTCGATCTCGAATCGGTCGATCCCTACGAGGCTGCCACGCGCGTCAACGCGCTGATGTCGCAGATCGAGACTTCTTATGCGCTGACGGTACAGCTGCAGAATATGAACTTGCTCAACTATTTGAAATAA
- the flaF gene encoding flagellar biosynthesis regulator FlaF — translation MYQLRYEDVMNDDMASAKERERMLFDRSIEMLAAAKAHGAGSREGIDASYFTTKLWTTIIEDLGSEENLLPKELKAAIISVGIFILKEIEQIRQGESTDYDGLIEITQSIRDGL, via the coding sequence ATGTATCAGCTGCGCTACGAAGACGTCATGAATGATGATATGGCGAGCGCCAAGGAGCGTGAGCGGATGCTTTTTGACCGCTCGATTGAAATGCTCGCCGCTGCGAAAGCCCATGGTGCCGGATCGCGCGAAGGCATCGATGCTTCATACTTCACAACCAAGCTGTGGACCACAATCATTGAAGATCTCGGTTCAGAAGAGAATTTGCTTCCAAAGGAACTGAAAGCCGCAATCATTTCGGTTGGGATCTTCATTCTCAAGGAGATCGAGCAAATCCGACAGGGTGAGAGCACTGATTACGATGGGCTGATCGAGATTACTCAATCTATCCGTGACGGTCTTTGA
- the flbT gene encoding flagellar biosynthesis repressor FlbT codes for MTTNGNSAIRLSLRAGEKIYINGAVLKADRKVSLELLNDATFLLENHVLQPEETTSPLRQLYFAAQMILIEPALREQARNTFAQMLKGMFATFNDAEILNALKLVDELVHNGRVFDALKTIRAQYKREAELMGEKGLSVPVMQTGNTMASVQET; via the coding sequence ATGACGACGAACGGCAATTCAGCGATTCGTCTTTCGCTGCGTGCAGGCGAAAAAATCTATATCAACGGCGCGGTTTTGAAAGCTGACCGCAAGGTTTCGCTGGAGCTTTTGAACGACGCGACATTCCTTCTGGAAAACCATGTTTTGCAGCCGGAAGAGACGACATCCCCGCTGCGTCAGCTCTATTTCGCGGCGCAGATGATCCTGATTGAGCCGGCTCTGCGGGAACAGGCTCGCAACACGTTTGCACAGATGCTGAAGGGCATGTTTGCGACGTTCAACGATGCAGAAATTCTCAATGCACTCAAGCTCGTTGATGAGCTGGTTCATAACGGGCGCGTCTTCGATGCACTGAAAACAATTCGCGCGCAATATAAGCGCGAGGCAGAGCTGATGGGTGAAAAAGGCCTGTCAGTGCCTGTGATGCAAACAGGAAATACTATGGCATCGGTCCAAGAAACTTAG
- the flgD gene encoding flagellar hook assembly protein FlgD has product MTTTSTVGANNTTNNTANSSSSSSSAAAKASVDYNSFLKLLVTQMQNQDPTQPMDATQYVSQLATFSNVEQAVQMNSKLETLIANSSLSQAEGWIGRTLTSADGTVTGVVKSVTIQSSGMLAELEDGKTMLIGQGVKIS; this is encoded by the coding sequence ATGACGACAACATCGACAGTCGGCGCCAACAATACGACCAACAACACGGCAAACTCGTCATCAAGCAGCAGTTCTGCTGCCGCAAAGGCGAGTGTGGATTACAATTCCTTTCTGAAGCTTCTCGTCACTCAGATGCAGAACCAGGACCCTACACAGCCGATGGATGCGACGCAATATGTCTCGCAGCTTGCGACATTCTCCAATGTCGAACAGGCGGTGCAGATGAACAGCAAGCTCGAAACGCTGATCGCCAATTCCTCGCTTTCGCAGGCTGAAGGCTGGATTGGCCGCACACTGACCAGTGCTGACGGCACGGTTACGGGTGTGGTCAAGTCTGTCACGATCCAGTCGTCGGGTATGCTTGCTGAACTCGAAGACGGCAAGACGATGCTGATCGGCCAGGGCGTCAAGATCAGTTGA
- the fliQ gene encoding flagellar biosynthesis protein FliQ has translation MNEADALDIVNSAIWTVLMASGPAVLAAMLAGIGIALFQALTQIQEMTLTFVPKIIVIFVVLAFTAPFVGAQINSFTLLAYSRIEKGF, from the coding sequence GTGAACGAAGCTGATGCGCTCGACATCGTCAATTCGGCGATCTGGACCGTACTTATGGCGAGTGGCCCAGCTGTGCTTGCGGCGATGCTTGCAGGTATCGGCATCGCGCTTTTCCAGGCTTTGACCCAGATTCAGGAAATGACGCTGACTTTCGTGCCGAAGATCATCGTTATTTTCGTGGTGCTTGCCTTTACTGCGCCATTTGTTGGCGCGCAGATCAATTCTTTCACGCTGCTTGCCTATTCGCGCATCGAAAAGGGTTTCTAG
- the flhA gene encoding flagellar biosynthesis protein FlhA, with protein sequence MGLAAGIVIILTVLFLPVPAVVLDIGLAFSIAFSVLILMVSLWIQRPLDFSAFPTVLLIATMMRLSLNIATTRVILTHGNEGYLAAGHVIHGFSQFVMGGDFVIGLVVFTILIIVNFLVITKGATRIAEVGARFTLDAIPGKQMAIDADLSSGLIDEKQAQHRRRELEEESSFFGSMDGASKFVRGDAIAGLIITAVNIFGGIIIGVTRHGMDISEAADVFTKLSVGDGLVTQIPALIVSLAAGLLVSKGGTRGSADQAIFGQLGAYPKALLIAAFLLFVLGIMPGLPAFPFFLLGGAMAFVGIAVPRRQARQREAEEAEAQSKQRSAEEQERNSVKASLETTQIELCLGKQLSARLIASQQELAHRVAKMRKKFAQEYGFVIPEIKVTDDISLPPKSYRIKIHGTAVASHELRVGEILVVLGERPLPSIPGEEVREPAFGMRAYSVPETFASDLRRDGYMTVDNLSVLLTHLSEIVRNNLAQLLSYKDMRILLDRLGPEYRKLLEDICPANISYSGLQAVLKLLLAERVSIRNLHLILESIAEIAPLVRRPEMIVEHVRMRMAQQICGDLSDNGVLNVLRLGNRWDLVFHQSLKRDNKGEIVEFDIDPRQLEQFGTEATTAIRKHFDSGERFVLVSSPEARPYIRMIIERLFATLPVLSHVEIARGVEVKSLGAIS encoded by the coding sequence ATGGGTCTTGCTGCCGGTATCGTCATTATTTTGACAGTGCTTTTCCTGCCTGTTCCAGCGGTTGTTCTGGATATCGGCCTCGCTTTCTCGATTGCGTTCTCCGTCCTTATCCTCATGGTTTCGCTGTGGATTCAGCGTCCGCTTGATTTCTCGGCCTTCCCGACGGTGCTGCTGATTGCGACCATGATGCGTCTGTCGCTCAATATTGCGACGACACGCGTGATCCTGACCCATGGTAACGAGGGCTATCTGGCTGCAGGCCATGTTATTCATGGTTTTTCGCAGTTTGTGATGGGTGGTGATTTTGTCATCGGTCTTGTGGTTTTCACCATCCTCATCATCGTCAACTTCCTCGTCATCACCAAGGGTGCGACGCGTATCGCGGAAGTGGGTGCCCGCTTCACGCTCGATGCTATTCCCGGCAAGCAGATGGCGATTGACGCCGATCTTTCGTCGGGTCTGATCGACGAAAAGCAGGCGCAGCATCGCCGTCGTGAACTGGAAGAAGAAAGCTCATTCTTCGGTTCGATGGACGGCGCGTCCAAGTTCGTGCGCGGTGACGCGATTGCCGGTCTGATCATTACCGCCGTCAATATTTTCGGCGGGATTATCATCGGCGTTACCCGTCATGGAATGGATATTTCGGAAGCTGCCGACGTCTTCACCAAGCTCTCGGTTGGTGACGGTCTGGTTACGCAGATTCCTGCGCTGATCGTTTCGCTCGCAGCAGGTCTTCTGGTATCAAAAGGCGGGACCCGCGGTTCCGCTGATCAGGCGATTTTCGGTCAGCTTGGAGCTTACCCCAAGGCGCTTTTGATTGCTGCCTTCCTTCTGTTTGTTCTCGGTATCATGCCGGGCCTTCCCGCTTTCCCGTTCTTCCTGCTTGGCGGTGCAATGGCATTTGTCGGTATTGCCGTGCCGCGCCGTCAGGCGCGTCAGCGCGAGGCGGAAGAGGCAGAAGCACAGTCGAAACAGCGTAGCGCTGAAGAGCAGGAACGCAACTCGGTCAAGGCTTCGCTGGAAACCACGCAGATCGAGCTTTGCCTCGGCAAGCAGCTCTCCGCACGTCTCATCGCTTCGCAGCAGGAGCTGGCGCACCGCGTCGCCAAGATGCGCAAGAAGTTTGCTCAGGAATATGGTTTCGTCATTCCAGAGATCAAAGTCACTGACGATATTTCGTTGCCGCCAAAGAGCTATCGCATCAAAATTCACGGTACCGCCGTTGCGAGCCATGAATTGCGGGTCGGTGAAATTCTCGTGGTGCTGGGCGAGCGTCCATTGCCATCCATTCCGGGTGAGGAAGTACGGGAACCAGCTTTCGGTATGCGTGCTTATTCCGTGCCGGAGACTTTTGCTTCAGATCTTCGCCGCGACGGCTATATGACTGTCGATAACCTGTCGGTTCTGCTCACCCATCTCAGCGAAATCGTGCGCAACAATCTGGCCCAGCTTCTCTCCTACAAGGATATGCGTATTCTGCTGGACCGCCTTGGACCAGAATATCGCAAGCTTCTAGAAGATATTTGCCCGGCCAATATTTCCTATTCGGGGCTCCAGGCAGTCTTGAAGCTGCTGCTTGCGGAGCGCGTCTCGATCCGTAATTTGCATCTTATTCTTGAATCCATTGCTGAAATTGCGCCTCTGGTCCGCCGACCTGAGATGATTGTCGAGCATGTTCGGATGCGGATGGCGCAGCAGATATGCGGCGATCTTTCAGACAATGGTGTTCTGAACGTGCTTCGTCTTGGTAATCGTTGGGACCTCGTATTCCACCAGAGCCTCAAGCGCGACAACAAGGGCGAAATCGTCGAATTTGATATCGACCCGCGTCAGCTCGAGCAGTTCGGCACAGAAGCAACCACAGCGATCCGCAAACATTTCGATAGCGGCGAGCGTTTCGTCCTCGTTTCTTCGCCGGAAGCGCGCCCTTACATCCGCATGATTATCGAGCGGCTGTTTGCAACGCTTCCCGTGCTGTCGCATGTGGAGATTGCGCGTGGTGTCGAAGTGAAATCGCTCGGCGCGATTTCCTGA
- the fliR gene encoding flagellar biosynthetic protein FliR — protein MPITQLPINELVFAAMLAFCRVGACLMLMPGISSGRIPLQVRLFIALACSFAVLPLVIQNIAPSLDGSHPLAMFRLMLSEMFIGGVIGILAHIYFWALQFMANMMAMAVGYSGTPADAITEAEPQATLATIVTFSALFLFFVTDMHLEILRALLSSYTAIPVEGHFRPDAAMIDISDALSAAFLATLRIAAPFIVFAILVNFAIGLINKLTPTIPVYFVSMPFVLGGGLLVVYFILPELLRFFTGEAATQLRDLF, from the coding sequence TTGCCCATCACGCAACTGCCGATCAATGAACTTGTGTTTGCGGCCATGCTTGCATTCTGCCGTGTTGGCGCATGTCTGATGCTGATGCCCGGCATTTCAAGCGGACGCATTCCCTTGCAGGTACGATTGTTTATCGCGCTGGCCTGTTCTTTTGCGGTCTTGCCTTTGGTGATCCAGAATATTGCTCCGAGCTTAGATGGCAGCCATCCGTTGGCGATGTTCCGGCTGATGCTCAGCGAAATGTTCATCGGAGGGGTGATCGGAATTTTGGCGCATATCTATTTCTGGGCATTGCAGTTCATGGCCAACATGATGGCAATGGCTGTTGGCTATTCGGGTACTCCCGCAGATGCGATTACAGAAGCTGAACCACAGGCAACGCTTGCGACCATTGTTACTTTCAGCGCGCTATTCCTGTTTTTCGTCACGGATATGCATCTTGAAATTCTGCGAGCGCTGCTGAGCTCCTATACGGCTATCCCTGTTGAGGGGCATTTCAGGCCTGATGCTGCGATGATCGACATCAGCGATGCACTTTCCGCAGCATTTCTGGCGACGTTACGGATCGCAGCACCCTTTATTGTGTTTGCGATTCTGGTCAATTTCGCCATCGGTCTTATCAATAAGCTGACGCCGACGATCCCGGTCTACTTTGTGTCGATGCCTTTCGTGCTGGGCGGCGGTCTTCTGGTTGTTTACTTCATCCTGCCCGAACTACTGCGTTTTTTCACCGGCGAAGCTGCGACGCAGTTGCGCGATTTGTTCTGA
- a CDS encoding flagellar protein FlgN produces the protein MTDTSSEISLLPQVAEAALEADPVQELEQQPVLSPVVRAIQRLEDVIDTETRLLLEGGHPDLAEINSRKSRGLYDFNKAIKKAASLAEPATMKGLQPLLDSLKQKLEKNCEALQLHLRAVGELADLIRGALETQDADGTYSMQSARLGHAR, from the coding sequence ATGACTGACACAAGCTCCGAAATCAGCCTGCTGCCGCAAGTGGCGGAAGCAGCACTGGAGGCAGACCCGGTTCAGGAACTGGAACAGCAGCCTGTACTATCGCCGGTCGTGCGTGCAATTCAGCGTCTTGAGGACGTCATTGATACTGAAACTCGTCTTCTGCTTGAAGGCGGTCATCCGGATCTTGCTGAGATTAATTCACGCAAGAGCCGTGGCCTGTACGACTTCAACAAGGCAATCAAAAAGGCAGCAAGCCTTGCTGAACCAGCGACGATGAAGGGATTGCAGCCATTGCTCGATAGCCTCAAGCAGAAGCTTGAGAAGAATTGCGAAGCGCTGCAGTTGCATCTGCGCGCTGTTGGCGAGCTGGCCGATCTTATTCGTGGCGCACTTGAAACGCAGGATGCCGACGGCACTTATAGCATGCAGAGCGCGAGGCTCGGTCACGCAAGATGA
- a CDS encoding PilZ domain-containing protein, which yields MVRNKPSQERRKEERQRTRLRSGKVIDLDGRFIIECQFSDIAPHGARLRITEFPSLPERFWLFDDHYARALLAQIVWREKREVGVQFTVDPSLPPLDDERLSQLAGKYYSL from the coding sequence ATGGTACGCAACAAGCCGTCTCAGGAGCGACGTAAGGAAGAGCGACAGCGTACGCGGCTGCGATCAGGCAAGGTTATCGATCTTGATGGTCGGTTCATTATCGAATGCCAGTTCAGCGATATAGCGCCACACGGCGCACGGTTGAGAATCACCGAATTTCCGAGTCTTCCAGAGCGCTTCTGGCTGTTTGACGATCATTATGCGCGCGCACTTCTGGCGCAGATTGTCTGGCGTGAAAAACGTGAAGTCGGCGTTCAGTTTACTGTAGACCCTTCCCTGCCCCCGTTGGATGACGAACGTCTGAGCCAGCTGGCAGGAAAATATTATTCTCTCTAA
- a CDS encoding Fur family transcriptional regulator, whose product MSNHHHHHNHASHDLTRNQTLVFNVLSKADGPLSAYTILDQLRDDGFRAPLQVYRALEKLLEFGMVHRLESLNAFVACAHPQCHQHGLIAFAICEQCGQVTEFSDPAIENLVSAWSLQSGFKSRKTTLELRGRCEKCGEH is encoded by the coding sequence ATGAGCAATCATCACCACCATCATAACCATGCATCGCATGATCTGACCCGCAATCAGACGCTCGTTTTCAACGTGTTGTCCAAGGCGGATGGTCCTCTCAGCGCCTATACAATCCTCGACCAGCTCCGTGACGACGGTTTCCGTGCGCCGCTGCAGGTCTATCGGGCGCTCGAAAAGCTGCTCGAATTTGGCATGGTGCATCGCCTTGAAAGCCTCAACGCTTTTGTTGCCTGTGCTCATCCGCAATGCCACCAGCACGGATTGATTGCTTTTGCGATTTGCGAGCAATGCGGTCAGGTGACAGAGTTTTCCGATCCGGCCATCGAAAATCTCGTTAGCGCCTGGAGCCTCCAAAGCGGGTTCAAGTCACGCAAAACCACGCTGGAACTGCGTGGTCGCTGTGAAAAATGCGGTGAGCATTGA
- the znuB gene encoding zinc ABC transporter permease subunit ZnuB: MITVGTGKKATTITGITGRSQMLDDFFTRALIAGVGLALTTGPLGCFIVWRRMAYFGDTMAHSALLGVALALIFDINLMIGVFAVSVMISAILLLLQRRHTFSADSLLGILSHATLSLGLVIVAFMTWVRIDLLSFLFGDLLAVSRIDIAFIYGGGILVLGVIAWLWRPLLAATVSEDIARAEGMNPAVSRIVFMLLLAIVIAIAMKIVGILLITSLLIIPAATARRFSSTPERMAILASVIGALGVIGGLYGSVQFDTPSGPSIVVAALAIFIFSLLPLHKGEASLKRTAGQ, from the coding sequence ATGATCACGGTGGGAACGGGCAAGAAGGCCACAACAATCACGGGCATCACGGGGAGAAGCCAAATGCTTGATGACTTTTTCACCCGCGCCCTTATTGCCGGTGTCGGTCTGGCGCTGACCACGGGTCCGCTTGGCTGTTTCATTGTGTGGCGCCGCATGGCCTATTTTGGCGACACGATGGCCCACTCAGCGCTTCTGGGTGTAGCACTTGCTCTTATCTTCGACATCAATTTGATGATCGGAGTCTTTGCCGTTTCAGTCATGATTTCGGCAATTCTTCTGCTTTTGCAGCGACGCCATACGTTCTCGGCAGATTCCCTGCTCGGCATTCTTTCCCATGCGACCTTGTCGCTCGGTCTGGTGATCGTGGCCTTCATGACCTGGGTGCGTATCGATCTCCTCTCGTTCCTATTCGGCGATTTGCTTGCAGTTTCGCGGATCGACATTGCCTTCATCTATGGCGGCGGCATTCTCGTTTTGGGTGTCATTGCCTGGCTCTGGCGCCCTTTGCTGGCCGCAACCGTCAGCGAGGACATTGCGCGTGCAGAAGGAATGAACCCTGCCGTCTCGCGGATTGTCTTCATGCTGCTTCTGGCGATTGTGATTGCCATTGCGATGAAGATTGTCGGCATTCTGCTGATTACATCGCTTCTGATCATTCCCGCAGCGACCGCCCGGCGCTTTTCATCCACACCGGAGAGAATGGCCATTCTCGCATCTGTGATTGGTGCGCTCGGCGTCATTGGCGGGCTGTATGGCTCTGTCCAGTTCGACACGCCATCCGGCCCATCAATCGTGGTTGCCGCACTCGCTATTTTCATTTTCAGCCTCTTGCCCCTACATAAAGGGGAGGCATCACTGAAACGGACCGCTGGCCAATGA